From Nocardia sp. NBC_00416:
GCCGACGCCATGGAGACCGGCGATATCATCATCGACGGTGGTAACGCCCTCTACACCGACACCATTCGCCGCGAGGCAGCGCTGCGCGCCCGCGGGCTGAACTTCGTCGGCGCCGGGATCTCCGGCGGCGAGGAGGGGGCGCTCAACGGCCCGTCCATCATGCCGGGCGGTCCCGCGGAATCCTACGAATCGCTGGGCCCCCTGCTGGAGTCCATCGCCGCCCAGGTGGACGGCACCCCGTGCTGCACCCATATCGGCCCCGACGGGTCCGGGCATTTCGTGAAGATGGTGCACAACGGTATCGAGTACGCCGATATGCAGCTGATCGGCGAGGCCTACCACCTCTTCCGGGCCGCGCTGGACCTGGACCCGAAGCAGATCGCCGATATCTTCACCCAGTGGAATTCCGGTGACCTGGAGAGCTACCTGGTGGAGATCACCGCCGAAGTACTCCAGCAGGTCGACGCCAGGACGGGTAAGCCTCTGGTCGATGTGATCGTGGACGCCGCCGAGCAGAAGGGCACCGGCCGCTGGACAGTGAAATCCGCGCTCGATCTCGGGGTCCCAGTGACCGGTATCGCCGAGGCCGTCTTCGCGCGGGCGCTGTCGGGTTCGCGCGGCCAGCGGGCGGCCGCCCAGGGTCTGGCTTCCGGCGAACTGGCTGCCAAGCCCACCGATATCGCGCAGTTCACCGAGGACATCCGGCAGGCCCTCTACGCGTCCAAGGTCGTCGCCTACGCCCAGGGGTTCGATCAGATCGCCGCGGGCAGCGCCGAATACGGCTGGGATCTGCACCCCGGTGATCTCGCCACCATCTGGCGCGGCGGCTGCATCATCCGCGCCCGCTTCCTGAACCGGATCAAGGAAGCCTACGAGAACGATCCGGCGCTGCCGAGCCTTATCCTGGCCCCCTACTTCCGCAACGCGATCGAAACGGCGATCGACAGCTGGCGCCGAGTGGTCGCGACCGCGACGCTGCTGGGGATCCCGGTCCCGGCTTTCGCCTCCTCGCTGTCCTACTACGACGCGTTGCGCGCCGAGCGCCTCCCGGCCGCACTCACCCAGGCGCAGCGCGATTTCTTCGGCGCGCACACCTACGAGCGGGTGGACGCCGAGGGCAAGTACCACACCCTGTGGAGCGAGGACCGCAGCGAGGTCCGGACCAGCTGAGCGCCGGTCGCCGGGTGGTCCCCCGCCCGGCGACCCCGCCCCCTTGACTCCGGGTCATATGACCAGTTGCAATGGGGTTGTGAGCTACGACACGATCATCAAGAGTGGCCGCTGGTTCGACGGCACCGGGGCGCGTTCCGCTGTGCGCCATCTCGGAATACGCGGCGACCGGGTCGTCACCGTCTCCGCGGAGCCCCTCGACGAAACCGGCTGCCCGGACGTGGTGGACGCCGCAGGAAAATGGGTGCTGCCGGGGATGATCGATATCCACACCCATTACGACATCGAGGTGCTGAAATCCCCCGCGCTCGCGGAGTCGGTCCGGCACGGCATCACCACCGTCCTCCTCGGTTCGTGCTCGCTGTCCACCGTGCACATCGACCCCACCGGCGCGGGCGATATCTTCGGCCGCGTCGAGGCCATTCCGCGCGGTCATGTCATCGACACCCTCGCCGATACGAAGACCTGGAGCTCGGCGAGCGAGTACGTGACCGCGCTCGAACAGTTGCCGCTGGGACCGAATATCGCCGCCATGCTGGGTCATTCGGATATCCGGACAGCTCGGCTCGGACTGGATCGGGCCACCCGAAAGAAAGTGCGGCCCAGCCGCGCGGAGATGGCCGATATGGAAGCGGCGCTGCACGAAGCACTCGACGCCGGATTCCTCGGGCTGTCGGCGCAGCAGCTGCTGTTCGACAAGGTCGACGGTGAGACCTGCCGGTCCCGCACCCTGCCCTCCACCTACGCCCGGGCAAAGGAGCGGCGCCGTCTCAACGCGATCCTGCGCCGGCGCGGGCGGGTTCTGCAGGGCGGACCGGACATCACCTCGCCGCGCAGCCTCGGGGCGATGATCTTCAGCAGCCTGGGCATCGGGCGCAAGAGATTGAAGACCACTCTCCTGTCCGCCGCCGACATCAAGGCCAACCCCTTCGCGGTCGTCCTCATCGGCACATTGGCGCGCCTGGTGAACGCGCTCGGCGGTAATTTCCGCTGGCAGCATCTCCCGGTGCCGTTCGAGGTCTACGCCGACGGCATCGACCTGGTGATCTTCGAGGAGTTCGGCTCCGGTGCGGCGGCTCTGCACCTGGCCGACCGGGTGGAACGCGACACGCTACTCGCCGACGAGAACTATCGCCGCCGGTTCCGCAAGGACTACGACGCGAAGTTCGGGCTGCGGGTCTGGCACCGCGACTTCTTCGACGCCGAGATCGTGAGCTGCCCGGACCAAGGGGTCGTCGGCCAGACCTTCGGGCAGGTCGGCCGCGACCGCGGTGGGCTGCACCCGGTGGACGCGTTCCTCGATCTGGTGCTCGAACACGGCACCGAATTGCGCTGGCGCACCACCATTTCCAACCATCGGCCCGAGATCCTGGACCGCTTCGCCGCGCACCCCGGTATCCAGCTCGGATTCTCCGACGCGGGCGCGCATCTACGGAACATGGCCTTCTACAACTTCGGGCTCCGGTTCCTGCGCCGGATGTATCGCGCCGAACAGGCGGGTGAACCGGTCATCTCGCTCGAACGCGCGGTACACCGGCTCACCGGCGAGCTCGCCGACTGGTACGACATCGACGCGGGCCGCCTCCGTGAGGGCGACCGCGCCGATCTGGTCGTCGTCGATCCCGCCGGGCTCGACGATTCGCTCGACGCCTACGCCGAGAGCCCGGTGGCTCAGTACGGCGGCCTGGAACGCATGGTGAACCGCAACGACGCCGCGGTGTCGGCGGTGTACATCGGCGGGCACTACGTGTTCGGTGACGGCACCGCCGACTCGACCCTCGGCGCCACTCGCACCGGACGCTTCCTCCGGGCCGGACAGCGCTGACTCGCGACACCCACCGCGCTCGGCGCACGGCGTGCGGACAGCCGGCGGATGGGGTCAGTGCCGGTCGGCGGGCACCGCGAAGGATTCGAGACCATAGCTGCGGCAGACGGCCACGAGCTTCTCGTATTGGAAGCGGTTGTACGCCAGGGGTTGCATCAGCAGCATGTCGGGCAGAACACGCCATGCCAGCTGCAATAATCGGACGTAGAGCGCGAATTCCACATCGTGGCGCGGCACGAGTTCGAATCCGGTGAGCTGCTGCACGGCGGGATGCAGCGCTTTGGAAGAACAGACCTGGATCACATGTCCGGCCACCGGACGAACCAGCAGCCACATGGGTGTCAGCGCCCGGCGGGCCAGCGACGGCAACCCGAGAGTGGGTAGCGGCAGCTTCGTCAGATCGGCGAACTTCTGTACGAGAAAAGGGTTCTCGGCCAGTTCCTGCGTCGCCATCTGGTCGTAATACGCACGAGCCTCGGCGAGATCGGCGGGGAGTTTCCCGCCGGCACTGGGGAGTTCGAGATCCGCGAAGGCCGCACGCAACTGTTGATAGGCCGCCTCCTCTTCCTCCGGACGCAGGTCTGTGCCCGTGCAGTAGGTGAACGTATTGAGCACGACGAAGATGCCGCTCACCGCAATCCATTTCCAGCTGAACGGATTCAGGGCGCTGTACTTGACCTCGCCGAATGCCGCGGTACCGGATCCGCGCACCTCGCGGTGCCGCAGCTTGAGCCATTCGGCTTCGGCCCGCCGGTCGTCGGAATCGCCCCAGAGCGCGATCATCGCCGAGACGCCGCTGCGTACGCCGCGATCAGCGAAGTTCCGGTCGAACCGGCCGGTCCGGTCGACGGCGGCGGCGACCGGAACCAGCGCCACCTGGTCGAAGGCGGCCCCGGCGAAGACGCCGGCCAGGACGCTGCCGGAATGTTTGCGGAATTCGCGTAGTACCTCGGGCCGGACTCGGGGGTCGGTCGACTCTTCGGCGGTGCGCTCCGTTGCGTGGGTCGCCATCTCGTCACCTCGGGCGGGAAGAAGAAACAGAAATGATAGATACAGAGCCTTCATTCTATCATTCGGCCACCGTTCCATCCACGGTTCAGCGCGCCCGCCCGGTCCCCGCGCCGCCCCCGCCCCGGTATCGAGCCGGTAGGCTGACCCGAATGGAAACGACCGCTGCGCAGTGGACCGAACTGCAGCAGTTGGACACCAGATCGCGCAGGATCGTCGATGCCGCGCGCGAATGTTTCGCCGCCCAAGGTTTCGAGGAGACGACCATGGTGCGGATCGCCGAGACAGCGGGAGTGGGCGTCGCGACGGTCTACCGCCGCTTCGGCACGAAATCCACGCTGGTCCGATACGCGCTGATGGCGGAATCGCAGCGGCTGGCGATGATCGTGGCCGACGCGATGCACCGCTCGGCGGGACCGGTCGGCGCACTGGCGGATATGTTCGCCGCGTTCGTCGGCGAGGCCACCGCGCCCAAACTGCTCACCCGAAGCCTGCGCGTATCGGGCGGCGCCGGACAGCTCGCCGACTTCCTCACCGACGATGACGTGATCCAGCAGGGACGCGGCCTGGTCGCCCAGTTCCTGACCTATTGGCAGGACCGCGGTGAACTCGGCGGCTTCGACCCGGAGGTGGTGGCCGAACTGTTCGTCCGGCTCACCGTCTCCTTCATCTCCAACCCGCGCGGCGTGCTGCCGCTCGGCGACACCGAGGCGGCCCGGGCCTTCGCCCGACGCTATCTCGCACCGCTCATGTATCCCCATCCCGGCGGCGGCTGACCCTCGTCCCACGGCTCCGGCCGCTGATGCCTACCGCTGAGAATCCCGCGGGCCGCGGTCGTCAGGCGGGGGTCACCGACACCGGGACACCGTTGAACACCGCGTTACCGGACGGGACATCCAGGATCGAATCATCGGTCAGCACATTGACGTTGACACCCGGGTTCTCCCGCGCCACCTGCTGGGAGCTGGTCGTATGACCCCATCCGTGCGGCAGGCTCACCACCCCCGGCATGATCGAATCGGTCGCCTCCACCGGAACAGTCAGCGAACCGACCGCCGACTTCACCAGCGCCCGCTCCCCCAGGCCGAGGCGGGCGATATCGTCGGGATGGATCTGCAGCGTGCAGCGATTGGTTCCACCGACCAGCCGGGGGGCATTGTGCATCCAGCTGTTGTTGGAGCGCAGATGGCGTCGGCCGATCAGGACGAGATCCGCTGGTACGGCCGCCGACCCGGCGCGCAGCCGGCCGATATCGGCCAGCAGCAGCTCCGGCGCGAGGTCGACCTTGCCGG
This genomic window contains:
- a CDS encoding N-acyl-D-amino-acid deacylase family protein, whose protein sequence is MSYDTIIKSGRWFDGTGARSAVRHLGIRGDRVVTVSAEPLDETGCPDVVDAAGKWVLPGMIDIHTHYDIEVLKSPALAESVRHGITTVLLGSCSLSTVHIDPTGAGDIFGRVEAIPRGHVIDTLADTKTWSSASEYVTALEQLPLGPNIAAMLGHSDIRTARLGLDRATRKKVRPSRAEMADMEAALHEALDAGFLGLSAQQLLFDKVDGETCRSRTLPSTYARAKERRRLNAILRRRGRVLQGGPDITSPRSLGAMIFSSLGIGRKRLKTTLLSAADIKANPFAVVLIGTLARLVNALGGNFRWQHLPVPFEVYADGIDLVIFEEFGSGAAALHLADRVERDTLLADENYRRRFRKDYDAKFGLRVWHRDFFDAEIVSCPDQGVVGQTFGQVGRDRGGLHPVDAFLDLVLEHGTELRWRTTISNHRPEILDRFAAHPGIQLGFSDAGAHLRNMAFYNFGLRFLRRMYRAEQAGEPVISLERAVHRLTGELADWYDIDAGRLREGDRADLVVVDPAGLDDSLDAYAESPVAQYGGLERMVNRNDAAVSAVYIGGHYVFGDGTADSTLGATRTGRFLRAGQR
- the gndA gene encoding NADP-dependent phosphogluconate dehydrogenase → MASSTARAQIGVTGLAVMGSNIARNFAKHGYTVALHNRSVAKTDALLAAHGDDGDFVRTETVAEFVAALEKPRRVLIMVKAGDATDAVIEELADAMETGDIIIDGGNALYTDTIRREAALRARGLNFVGAGISGGEEGALNGPSIMPGGPAESYESLGPLLESIAAQVDGTPCCTHIGPDGSGHFVKMVHNGIEYADMQLIGEAYHLFRAALDLDPKQIADIFTQWNSGDLESYLVEITAEVLQQVDARTGKPLVDVIVDAAEQKGTGRWTVKSALDLGVPVTGIAEAVFARALSGSRGQRAAAQGLASGELAAKPTDIAQFTEDIRQALYASKVVAYAQGFDQIAAGSAEYGWDLHPGDLATIWRGGCIIRARFLNRIKEAYENDPALPSLILAPYFRNAIETAIDSWRRVVATATLLGIPVPAFASSLSYYDALRAERLPAALTQAQRDFFGAHTYERVDAEGKYHTLWSEDRSEVRTS
- a CDS encoding oxygenase MpaB family protein; the encoded protein is MATHATERTAEESTDPRVRPEVLREFRKHSGSVLAGVFAGAAFDQVALVPVAAAVDRTGRFDRNFADRGVRSGVSAMIALWGDSDDRRAEAEWLKLRHREVRGSGTAAFGEVKYSALNPFSWKWIAVSGIFVVLNTFTYCTGTDLRPEEEEAAYQQLRAAFADLELPSAGGKLPADLAEARAYYDQMATQELAENPFLVQKFADLTKLPLPTLGLPSLARRALTPMWLLVRPVAGHVIQVCSSKALHPAVQQLTGFELVPRHDVEFALYVRLLQLAWRVLPDMLLMQPLAYNRFQYEKLVAVCRSYGLESFAVPADRH
- a CDS encoding TetR/AcrR family transcriptional regulator, with protein sequence METTAAQWTELQQLDTRSRRIVDAARECFAAQGFEETTMVRIAETAGVGVATVYRRFGTKSTLVRYALMAESQRLAMIVADAMHRSAGPVGALADMFAAFVGEATAPKLLTRSLRVSGGAGQLADFLTDDDVIQQGRGLVAQFLTYWQDRGELGGFDPEVVAELFVRLTVSFISNPRGVLPLGDTEAARAFARRYLAPLMYPHPGGG